A part of Paenibacillus donghaensis genomic DNA contains:
- a CDS encoding AraC family transcriptional regulator, giving the protein MKRINKLFESQFLLDPNLHMWVNRFTEDFTVPYHEHDFIEYCYVAEGNGFHHIEQEIFPIHKGQLFVVPIGVAHVFRPVTPARSSKPPVVYNCMIDLHLVAQLSRFQEQRIQEHLSSLGNKNTSYFSVIDRDGAIENLMVQLQREVSINDPGSITMLHSLLNQLIVIVYRRIHTDADAPATKTADFNHVIHFLEQNFNQAITLTELSRYSGWTTRHLQRLFLKHTGQSFHSLLQHLRIQKSCEMLRNSSLKIGLISELVGYRSIDSFNSVFKRNVGLTPSEYRKSSTS; this is encoded by the coding sequence ATGAAACGTATCAATAAGTTATTTGAAAGTCAATTTCTACTAGATCCTAATCTACATATGTGGGTAAACCGGTTTACGGAGGATTTTACGGTCCCCTATCATGAGCATGATTTTATTGAATATTGTTATGTTGCCGAGGGTAATGGTTTCCATCATATTGAGCAGGAGATATTCCCCATTCACAAAGGCCAGTTGTTTGTAGTACCAATTGGTGTGGCCCATGTGTTCAGACCCGTTACTCCTGCAAGGTCCAGTAAGCCACCCGTCGTCTATAATTGTATGATCGATCTCCACCTGGTTGCACAATTGTCAAGGTTTCAAGAACAGAGGATTCAAGAGCATTTATCATCTCTGGGAAATAAAAATACATCCTATTTCTCTGTCATTGACCGTGATGGGGCTATCGAGAACCTTATGGTGCAACTGCAACGGGAAGTATCCATAAATGATCCCGGATCGATAACGATGCTTCATTCCCTCCTAAACCAACTTATAGTTATTGTGTACAGACGGATACATACGGATGCTGATGCTCCTGCCACCAAAACTGCTGATTTCAATCATGTAATTCATTTCCTGGAGCAGAACTTTAATCAAGCGATCACACTAACGGAATTGTCTCGTTATTCAGGATGGACCACTAGACATCTTCAGCGCTTGTTCCTAAAGCACACTGGGCAATCCTTCCACTCCTTACTTCAGCATCTACGGATTCAGAAAAGCTGTGAAATGCTGCGCAACAGCAGTCTAAAGATCGGCTTGATTTCGGAATTAGTTGGTTATCGCAGCATTGACTCGTTCAACTCGGTCTTTAAAAGAAACGTCGGGCTGACACCTTCAGAATACCGTAAATCTTCTACCTCTTGA
- a CDS encoding extracellular solute-binding protein, with translation MNKKKKTILALAGLLVAFSILSGCSKESGNKTQVNEGAISEDTQSKQIELSVAVWDIQTGFEAPNAANDTINNNLESQLNISIKPIQITWNDWMDKIKVWAASNQLPDIFANAIATDNPGLYQTWAKQGVIKALPEDLSAYPNLQKIFSLPSVQPLKIDGKFYMIPRMTYADSSDWALDRSIRYRKDWAAEAGYTNDPSSFEEFVEMTQAVMVKHPEINGLTTNNKSYLMTQFLGSFPELSNTRSWVKEDGKWIPSYTSTKAYTGIEQLRTLYTNGILDKDFAIQKDADGVSKFLAGQSFAVYGLPLLTIDQLSQFEKANPTVSASKAIGYMNIWPAADGKRYTFVETPYWSETYFSNKLDDVKFERALKLMDYLVSDEYLVLPQNGIEGTDYKVEDGKSISLLSDDQNLGDKYPITKNFSFLGQWNNGFIYTGKKVVNSNAEMAKIEQGVIDTFNKFKKEDIPAPINFDVMLLSTPAKNKLGSLNVVDDIVNVVIGKDDPIAQWKKIVEGYNSKGLQAAINEVNEEVTKQGIQ, from the coding sequence ATGAATAAAAAGAAAAAGACAATATTAGCACTCGCCGGTTTATTGGTTGCATTTTCTATTTTGTCTGGCTGCAGTAAGGAAAGCGGGAATAAAACTCAAGTTAATGAAGGGGCGATTAGTGAAGACACTCAGAGCAAGCAGATAGAATTAAGCGTAGCAGTATGGGATATCCAAACAGGGTTCGAGGCTCCAAATGCAGCCAATGACACGATTAATAACAATTTGGAATCCCAATTGAATATCTCCATTAAACCCATTCAAATTACATGGAACGATTGGATGGATAAAATTAAGGTGTGGGCAGCGTCTAATCAGTTGCCGGATATTTTTGCGAACGCGATAGCTACCGATAATCCTGGACTATACCAGACCTGGGCAAAACAAGGGGTGATTAAAGCATTGCCAGAAGACTTGAGTGCATATCCAAATCTGCAAAAAATCTTTTCCTTGCCATCGGTACAACCTTTGAAGATAGATGGTAAATTTTACATGATTCCAAGAATGACCTATGCAGATTCTAGCGATTGGGCTTTGGACAGATCCATTCGTTATCGGAAAGATTGGGCGGCTGAAGCCGGGTATACCAATGACCCTTCTAGCTTTGAAGAATTTGTGGAAATGACTCAAGCTGTTATGGTGAAACATCCTGAGATTAATGGGCTTACGACTAATAACAAGTCCTATCTTATGACGCAGTTCCTTGGAAGCTTTCCAGAACTTTCAAATACTAGATCTTGGGTGAAAGAAGATGGCAAATGGATCCCTTCCTATACTTCTACCAAAGCATACACAGGAATAGAGCAACTGAGAACTTTATATACCAATGGTATTCTGGATAAAGATTTTGCCATTCAAAAAGATGCTGATGGAGTTTCTAAATTTCTTGCCGGGCAAAGTTTTGCGGTTTACGGCTTACCATTGTTAACTATTGATCAGTTGAGCCAGTTTGAGAAAGCAAACCCAACTGTAAGTGCATCTAAAGCTATCGGCTACATGAACATTTGGCCGGCTGCAGATGGGAAGCGATATACTTTTGTTGAAACACCTTACTGGTCAGAAACCTATTTCTCGAACAAGTTGGACGATGTGAAGTTTGAAAGAGCTTTGAAACTTATGGATTACCTAGTATCTGATGAATATCTTGTGTTACCTCAAAATGGTATCGAGGGGACGGATTACAAGGTTGAAGATGGAAAATCTATTTCTTTGCTGAGCGATGATCAGAACTTAGGAGACAAGTATCCTATTACCAAGAACTTCTCTTTCCTTGGACAATGGAATAACGGCTTTATTTACACAGGTAAGAAAGTTGTAAATTCGAACGCTGAAATGGCTAAGATTGAACAGGGTGTTATTGATACGTTTAACAAGTTTAAGAAGGAAGATATACCAGCACCTATAAATTTTGATGTAATGCTGCTTTCTACTCCAGCGAAAAACAAACTTGGTTCGCTGAATGTGGTGGATGATATTGTTAATGTTGTCATTGGTAAAGATGATCCTATAGCTCAATGGAAGAAAATTGTTGAAGGTTATAATTCTAAAGGTCTGCAGGCTGCTATTAATGAAGTAAATGAAGAAGTGACCAAGCAAGGTATCCAATAG
- a CDS encoding carbohydrate ABC transporter permease codes for MKRLSLSNIIIALILGIGAIITVFPFYQTLMLSFSTILDKKAGGIFLFPKSFDFSSYIYIFNEGKVTQGIYISVIVTIVGTLVSMLITTAGAYALSKKGMPGRNIIFTGIVFTMFFSGGLIPFYLTIQKLHLQNNLLVMILPVAVNAFNLILMKNFFSTIDPAIEESAKIDGANDIRILFRIIVPISLPIIATMTLFYAVDRWNEWWLPMLFINDTSLQPLQLILRDAITNLSQSLTNTTGAQLAAGVQSVYADSVKSAMIIVSAVPILMIYPFVQKYFNAGIMMGSVKG; via the coding sequence TTGAAGCGTTTATCACTATCCAACATAATTATTGCTTTGATACTTGGCATCGGTGCTATTATAACTGTATTTCCGTTTTATCAAACCTTGATGTTGTCATTCTCGACCATCCTTGATAAAAAAGCCGGCGGGATATTCCTTTTTCCAAAATCTTTTGATTTCTCATCATATATCTATATCTTTAACGAAGGAAAAGTAACGCAGGGTATTTATATCTCTGTAATTGTGACTATTGTGGGTACTTTAGTAAGCATGTTGATAACGACTGCGGGTGCTTATGCATTGTCCAAGAAAGGAATGCCGGGAAGAAATATTATATTTACAGGTATAGTTTTTACAATGTTTTTCTCTGGCGGGTTGATTCCATTTTATCTCACTATTCAAAAGCTTCATCTGCAAAATAATCTTCTGGTTATGATTCTTCCTGTAGCTGTGAATGCATTTAACTTAATTCTTATGAAAAACTTTTTTAGTACAATTGATCCAGCTATTGAGGAATCGGCTAAAATTGACGGAGCTAACGATATCCGTATTTTATTCCGCATCATCGTCCCCATTTCATTACCAATAATAGCGACTATGACTCTCTTTTACGCCGTAGATCGTTGGAATGAATGGTGGCTGCCTATGTTGTTTATTAACGACACCAGTCTGCAACCCTTGCAATTGATACTGCGTGACGCAATCACTAATCTTAGTCAATCGCTTACTAATACAACAGGTGCACAACTTGCAGCAGGTGTACAAAGTGTGTATGCTGATTCCGTAAAATCTGCCATGATCATCGTTTCGGCTGTTCCTATTCTGATGATTTATCCATTTGTGCAGAAATACTTCAACGCTGGAATCATGATGGGGTCTGTCAAAGGCTAA